The sequence GAAAAAGGCAGAGATTTGCATCTGCACAGCcgtactatttctttttcttaactaCTTTTCTAACACGAAAGTTAGTGTCTAAGAAATCAAGTGAGACTATTTGGACCAAGCTGACTAGTAGTTGCAAACAACAACATTGTGCATTTAAATATATGCTGAGCAGCCTCCTTTCTTTACTTTCAGCAGTAGTATTTCTAGGCTCCACAGAAAACTCATGCGAGGGAGGAGCTGTACAAGCATGTCAAATAGACTGGAAAAATCGCTAGACACAAGGCAATGATTCAGTGGCAGTAAGAGCGTAAATAATTTTATCTAGGTGTTAATGTGAACAAAATGTGCACTGTGTGTAGCATTGATATGTACTGTGTAAACCAACTGTGGCACTTCCAATGCACTCGCCTTCTTCACTTGACACTTTACTATTTGTCACCTAGGAAGAGCCCATGTTGAACATAGTgaacactttttttcttcttaactgTTTTGCATCAAGTTTCTTCATGAAATCAATGTGTGTCACACAGTGCAGAATTGTGTCTGCATGCTAATTTCACTTGTTGAAGGACTCTGCAATTGGAAATTATGTAATAGTCTCTTAGGGTATTAAATGGCAAAATTTAAAGAAGCCTTTTGGGATATTGAGCCTTTAAAGCCTAACTTCTTGTTGTTTATGGAAGCAGTTTTTTAGTTTTTATATGTCTGGGGAGCACAGCTCAGAGGGATTTTGTGAAGTGTTTAAGTTAGACGAAGGCTTTGCTAGAGGCTTTATCATGGCTTTCCAGGTCATTGGGGGGCTTCCAGTGCATGCTTGTATCCTGTGTTGTATGATTTTATTTTTACTTGCCCTAATCCTAAACCACTGGATCGTTTGTTTGATGTTACTTAGATGTTAGTGTTTCAGTTAGTGTTTCATTTTCTCTGAAGGTTTGGTTAGTGACAGCTTTCTATTATTTATTGCCATGCGCGAAAAAGCCGTGGACTGTCATGCTTCTTAATTGCGGGTGCCTGTTATAgcctgtattatttttttttctacaaaccACGCATGTGCTGTTTCCTCTGGATCATAAAATGCTATATGCAAGATTCTAATGTTGTGATCTTTTAATGGTTATGCTAGGCTCATTGGTTTTAGTGAAAAGCCTTGGGCTTTCAAGTGGCTAAACTACTAAAGAAGTGGAGCTTAGGAGTCATGTAGTTGGATCTGTGCTCACTAGAAATGTTTTCCTTGAGTCCGCTTTATTTTAACCCCTTAAGGGATCTTGACGACCTCAGCTCATCGTGAGTAATTGtcacttttttttacttctgacAAGTTATATGGCAAGATGGAGGTAGACATTATATTGTCATCACTTCTTTTGAATtagacttccaacaatatttgcAGGCATATTTCTATGTTCCGACCATGTTGCTAAGGTTCAGCTTCCATGTATGCTATGATGGAGTGATCTTCTTTATAATCATTAATGTAGGTGAGATGCAGCTCATTGTTCTACCGGTTACTATATTTACTGAATAAAATATGACACGACAAGCTTCGCCTTGCTATGTTGTTTGTCAAAATTAGTGTGCCTAATGCTAAGTACCTTGTCCTTGGAATATTTTTCTGTTTTACTTAATTATTGGTTCAATTACTTTAAGCACTTGCCAGGGCTGATGACGCATGTGCATGGCACTTTCTGGGTGCACAGATGAGTGAAAAACTGGGTGCACTGAAGTGTTAGCTCTGTTTGGCATTCAGAGAAGCTCTGACTGAAACGTATGGCACCTGTATTGTTTATTTTATTGCTTGTGTAACTGATGCCATGTTTCATGAGGTGCATGTGTTAATTTTAGTATAGCCTTTGTCTGAGGAAATCTAACTCCTTTCTTAATTGCCTTTCTTATTCCCTTTTTCTGTCTCGGACACGCCACTTGGACACATCCATAGAAGGAAACACGAGCCGTGGCAGTCACAGCCAAGGCATCTGAACCTGAAGCAGTGCAAAAAAATATTGAGGAAGAAGTCGCCAAAGGTGGAGGAGAAGGAGAAGACGATGATGACACAACAGCTGCTGCTTCATCAGCCGAGAGCAGTAGTGCCTTTGAAGACCTGCGGGCACCTCTGCTGAGGGCGCCACCTGGTGGCTTGTTACGTCGTCGCAGCCTGGCCGCCAGGCTTCGACGCCTCAGCCGATTGTCACTGTCGGCTAGTGGCTCCGCTGAGGGATCATCGCCCGAAAAGCATAAGGGAAGTGGTGGAAATGAGGCGGAAGCTGTTGTCCCGGCTACTGTAGCCCGGCCTCCAACCAAAGGAATCTTGCGTCGCCAGAAGGTGCACTGTTGCAGCAGTAGTAGGCACAGGGAACTGCCATCAGCCTCTTCTTTTGGAGGTGGCACTGAAAGCAGTGAAGGGTCACCTGAGCATCGTCCCATGAGTCCAGGCCGTTTCTGCAAGCGTGCCTTCGGACGTGTCTTTGGTCTCAGTGATGTCTCGCGTCATCGAGCAGATGGCGTTGCTGCCACAGTAGATGAAGAACAGGAGGAGGAAGGGACATCACCGAGAGAGCCCAAGGTGGTCAGCATTTCAGAACCACTGGAGAGGTCACAGTCATCACGACATCGTGGTGGAGATACATGGCGCCACCGATCTGTACCCAACAAACCTCGGAAGCCTCCCCTTGTGTTTGGTGGCACGTTCCCAATTGACGAACCTGTGGGTCTGTGGGGAGCCAAGTCTCCTTTCCGGAGTGTTGTTGAGGGGAGTCTTAGTGTGGCAACATTTCCTGTCGATGCTTTCTGCTGTGCAGCACCCAACCTGTGTCAGGGACACGCACAGCATCGACCGGTAGAATCATCTTTCTGTAAAAGTCGTGACAGTAGTGCTATTGCAAAGAGCTCAGTCGCTTCGACTAGTGAGTCTGAGCCTGAGAGCAAAGTATTGTCTTTCACTAAAATGCACGAGGCAGGCACAA comes from Dermacentor albipictus isolate Rhodes 1998 colony unplaced genomic scaffold, USDA_Dalb.pri_finalv2 scaffold_21, whole genome shotgun sequence and encodes:
- the LOC139052282 gene encoding uncharacterized protein, yielding PTAAAHERIKAITILRAPCFAADICTTPQFSKETRAVAVTAKASEPEAVQKNIEEEVAKGGGEGEDDDDTTAAASSAESSSAFEDLRAPLLRAPPGGLLRRRSLAARLRRLSRLSLSASGSAEGSSPEKHKGSGGNEAEAVVPATVARPPTKGILRRQKVHCCSSSRHRELPSASSFGGGTESSEGSPEHRPMSPGRFCKRAFGRVFGLSDVSRHRADGVAATVDEEQEEEGTSPREPKVVSISEPLERSQSSRHRGGDTWRHRSVPNKPRKPPLVFGGTFPIDEPVGLWGAKSPFRSVVEGSLSVATFPVDAFCCAAPNLCQGHAQHRPVESSFCKSRDSSAIAKSSVASTSESEPESKVLSFTKMHEAGTTRLHKHSQPLVASDSSRETKSFAPSAHPRWKGSSFLHFLSGESKVHKS